One Vibrio penaeicida DNA segment encodes these proteins:
- a CDS encoding VOC family protein, whose amino-acid sequence MSKVTSHSDLLPENMLLQLPDFMARIQTLSELIGIDLSGYQADHIALRVNDVEAATFAHKKWLEWGDEISSAQINGRPIIVLEFTQPLMANGWSLECLELPYPAEGKSYPVESWEHVEFVIPSEAKTANDYLAFLNSTFPKFQEKSANFDELGIKVKVSSPKGEGERLPNPTVAFKYQGVCIKLHPHSLKDVVASEQG is encoded by the coding sequence ATGTCGAAAGTGACGTCACACTCCGATCTTCTACCTGAAAATATGCTTCTTCAGCTGCCCGATTTTATGGCAAGAATTCAAACCCTTTCTGAGCTCATTGGAATAGATTTGTCGGGTTATCAAGCAGATCATATTGCCTTAAGAGTCAACGATGTAGAGGCGGCAACATTCGCGCACAAAAAATGGTTGGAATGGGGAGACGAGATCTCCAGTGCTCAAATTAATGGTCGACCCATTATTGTATTGGAATTTACTCAACCACTTATGGCAAACGGTTGGTCTCTGGAGTGCTTAGAATTGCCTTATCCAGCAGAAGGGAAAAGCTACCCGGTTGAATCATGGGAGCACGTGGAGTTTGTGATTCCATCTGAGGCAAAAACGGCAAATGATTATTTGGCTTTTTTAAACTCGACTTTTCCGAAATTCCAAGAAAAATCCGCTAACTTCGACGAACTAGGTATCAAAGTAAAAGTGTCCAGTCCGAAGGGAGAAGGTGAAAGGTTGCCAAACCCAACGGTAGCATTCAAATATCAGGGAGTTTGCATCAAGCTTCATCCGCACTCTTTAAAAGATGTTGTTGCATCTGAACAAGGTTAG